A region from the Nostoc sp. HK-01 genome encodes:
- a CDS encoding two component transcriptional regulator, protein MRILVVEDDIQLAEVLAEALNRRQYVVDIAKDGEAAWNSTQSMKYDLIVLDITLPKLDGIKFCHQLRTVGINNAAHRNATIPVLMLTARDTVADKIAGLDAGADDYVAKPFDLEELMARIRALLRRGSSSSTVSLLWEKLYLNPSTYEATYDSYPLSLTLKEYAILELLVANGRRVLSRSSIIEQVWSVDESPVEETIRSHIRCIRQKLKALGAAENFIETVHGLGYRLK, encoded by the coding sequence ATGCGAATTTTAGTAGTTGAAGATGATATTCAACTCGCAGAAGTACTAGCAGAAGCACTCAATAGACGGCAATATGTGGTGGATATTGCCAAAGATGGAGAAGCAGCTTGGAACTCTACACAATCCATGAAATATGATTTAATAGTCCTGGATATAACCTTGCCTAAGCTAGATGGAATTAAGTTTTGTCACCAGTTACGAACTGTCGGCATAAACAATGCTGCACATCGTAATGCAACTATACCAGTGTTAATGTTAACAGCGCGTGATACCGTAGCGGACAAAATTGCTGGGTTAGATGCTGGTGCAGATGATTATGTAGCCAAACCATTTGATTTAGAAGAGTTAATGGCTAGAATTCGTGCGTTACTTAGGCGAGGTAGTTCCAGCAGCACAGTGAGTCTGTTATGGGAAAAATTGTACCTAAATCCCAGCACCTATGAAGCTACTTACGATAGCTATCCCCTATCATTAACTCTAAAAGAATATGCAATTTTAGAATTACTGGTTGCTAATGGTAGACGAGTACTAAGTCGTTCTAGCATTATTGAACAAGTTTGGTCAGTTGATGAATCTCCTGTTGAAGAAACAATCAGATCCCATATTAGGTGCATTCGACAAAAACTGAAGGCGTTAGGTGCAGCAGAAAACTTCATTGAAACTGTTCATGGACTAGGGTATCGCTTGAAATAG
- a CDS encoding Chase sensor signal transduction histidine kinase codes for MTQQLIKWTFPGKWIMGGFGLTLLLMVIICFVSLKNTDEIKYGANRVQQTYQTLNALTNFYGAMTAAESARRGYIFLGSSQDLQRYYHAKADMRSQLQILQKQIHPDESQEKRLVSLNLLVNERLSLLEQSIELYQKDKTALLIQNNITVSSVQIREKILKVIADIKAEEQTYLQDSLEQSKQSIYFRVFIEIFTTFLILIIILGLCMILENQWIKRERIRDLESSLAQEKKIGDLKIQLFSMISHEFRTPLSIILLSAQLLRESLENLVDRQQLKNIFRIQSSAKIMNHILTDILILTRAEAGQLDFKLQVINLENFCLNLVEDLQLFATTANMLRFQKIGSIFKANIDERLLYSILSNLLLNAIKYSNNETEIYLILKSEADMITFQVIDQGIGIPLAEQHKIYEPFYRCQNVENIAGTGLGLAVVKKCIELHQGKIIVESKVGTGTTFTIMIPQENT; via the coding sequence ATGACTCAGCAATTGATCAAATGGACTTTCCCTGGAAAATGGATTATGGGAGGTTTTGGTTTAACCTTGTTGCTAATGGTAATTATCTGTTTTGTTTCGTTGAAGAACACAGATGAAATCAAATATGGAGCTAACAGGGTGCAGCAGACATATCAAACTCTCAATGCTTTGACAAATTTTTATGGCGCAATGACTGCCGCAGAATCAGCTAGACGAGGATATATTTTTTTAGGTAGTAGTCAGGATTTGCAGCGTTATTATCATGCAAAGGCAGATATGCGCTCTCAACTGCAAATATTACAAAAACAAATACATCCGGATGAGAGTCAAGAAAAACGATTGGTAAGTTTAAATTTATTAGTCAATGAAAGATTATCTCTGTTAGAGCAATCTATAGAACTTTATCAAAAAGATAAAACAGCATTGTTAATCCAAAATAATATTACGGTTAGCAGTGTTCAGATTCGAGAAAAAATCTTGAAGGTTATAGCAGATATTAAAGCAGAAGAACAAACTTATCTCCAAGATTCATTAGAGCAATCAAAACAAAGTATTTATTTCCGAGTTTTTATAGAAATTTTTACAACGTTTTTAATTTTAATCATAATTCTGGGGTTATGTATGATTCTGGAGAATCAATGGATTAAACGTGAGCGAATTAGAGATTTAGAATCTTCTTTAGCTCAAGAAAAGAAAATAGGTGATTTAAAAATTCAATTGTTTTCTATGATTTCTCATGAATTTCGGACACCCTTAAGTATAATTTTACTTTCAGCACAGTTATTGAGAGAAAGTCTCGAAAATTTAGTAGATAGACAGCAGTTAAAGAATATTTTTCGGATTCAATCTTCTGCTAAAATTATGAATCATATATTAACGGATATATTAATTTTAACGCGAGCCGAAGCAGGTCAGTTAGATTTTAAATTACAAGTGATAAATTTAGAAAACTTTTGCTTAAATTTAGTAGAAGATTTACAGCTTTTTGCTACAACAGCAAATATGCTCCGATTTCAAAAAATAGGTTCTATTTTTAAAGCCAATATTGATGAAAGGCTTTTGTATTCTATTCTTAGCAATTTGTTATTAAATGCTATCAAATATTCAAATAACGAAACCGAAATTTATTTAATACTAAAATCTGAAGCGGATATGATAACTTTTCAAGTTATTGATCAAGGAATTGGTATTCCATTAGCAGAGCAACATAAAATATATGAGCCTTTTTACCGATGCCAAAATGTTGAAAATATTGCTGGGACAGGGTTAGGGTTAGCAGTTGTCAAAAAATGTATAGAGCTACATCAAGGAAAAATTATCGTAGAAAGTAAAGTAGGTACAGGTACGACATTTACGATCATGATTCCTCAAGAAAACACATAA
- a CDS encoding dihydroxy-acid dehydratase, giving the protein MSDNLRSRVVTQGVQRSPNRAMLRAVGFEDADFNKAIVGIANGYSTITPCNMGINQLAQRAESGIKSAGAMPQIFGTITISDGISMGTEGMKYSLVSREVIADSIETACTGQSMDGVLAIGGCDKNMPGAMLAIARMNIPAIFVYGGTIKPGHYNGRDLTVVSSFEAVGQYSAGKIDETELTAVEQNACPGAGSCGGMFTANTMSSAFEAMGMSLPYSSTMAAEDAEKADSTEKSAFVLVEAIRQQLLPRQIITRKSIENAISVIMAVGGSTNAVLHFLAIARAAGVELTINDFETIRGRVPVLCDLKPSGKYVATDLHKAGGIPQVMKMLLVHNLLHGDCITISGQTIAEVLADVPNEPRADQDVIRPWDKPMYAQGHLAVLKGNLATEGAVAKITGVKKPVITGPARVFESEEACLDAILAGKIKAGDVIVIRYEGPKGGPGMREMLAPTSAIIGAGLGDSVGLITDGRFSGGTYGMVVGHVAPEAAVGGAIALVEEGDSITIDAPSRLLQLNISDEELARRRANWQPRPPRYTKGVLAKYAKLVSSSSLGAVTDLGLFDS; this is encoded by the coding sequence ATGTCGGATAATTTGAGAAGCCGGGTTGTAACACAAGGTGTACAGCGATCGCCAAATCGAGCGATGCTCCGGGCTGTTGGGTTTGAAGATGCCGATTTTAACAAGGCAATTGTCGGTATTGCCAATGGCTACAGCACTATTACCCCTTGCAATATGGGGATAAATCAATTGGCACAAAGGGCAGAATCTGGTATTAAAAGTGCTGGAGCTATGCCGCAAATTTTCGGTACAATTACCATCAGTGACGGGATTTCGATGGGAACGGAAGGGATGAAATATTCCCTCGTATCAAGAGAAGTGATTGCCGATTCTATTGAAACCGCCTGTACAGGACAAAGTATGGATGGCGTGTTGGCGATTGGTGGGTGTGATAAAAATATGCCAGGGGCAATGCTGGCGATCGCCCGGATGAACATTCCCGCAATTTTTGTCTACGGTGGTACAATCAAACCCGGACACTACAACGGTCGTGACTTAACTGTAGTCAGTTCCTTTGAAGCAGTGGGTCAATACAGTGCTGGCAAAATTGACGAAACTGAATTAACCGCAGTTGAACAAAATGCTTGTCCGGGTGCTGGTTCCTGTGGCGGGATGTTTACAGCTAACACCATGTCTTCGGCATTTGAAGCAATGGGGATGAGTTTACCTTATTCTTCCACAATGGCGGCCGAAGATGCCGAAAAAGCCGACAGTACCGAAAAATCAGCGTTTGTTTTAGTAGAAGCTATTCGTCAGCAATTATTGCCCCGACAGATTATCACCCGCAAATCTATAGAAAATGCTATTTCTGTAATTATGGCCGTCGGTGGTTCTACTAATGCAGTATTACATTTTCTGGCGATCGCCCGCGCGGCTGGTGTGGAATTAACCATCAACGACTTTGAAACTATTCGCGGCCGAGTTCCCGTACTGTGCGATTTGAAACCCAGCGGTAAATACGTGGCTACAGACTTACACAAAGCTGGCGGTATTCCGCAAGTCATGAAAATGCTGCTGGTACATAATTTACTGCATGGTGACTGTATTACCATCAGTGGTCAAACCATTGCCGAAGTGCTTGCCGATGTGCCGAATGAACCTAGGGCTGACCAAGATGTAATTCGCCCTTGGGATAAACCGATGTATGCTCAAGGTCACTTGGCAGTTCTCAAAGGTAATCTCGCTACTGAGGGTGCAGTGGCTAAAATTACCGGGGTGAAAAAACCAGTCATTACCGGCCCCGCCAGAGTATTTGAATCAGAAGAAGCTTGTTTAGATGCGATTTTGGCAGGCAAAATTAAAGCTGGTGATGTGATTGTGATTCGTTACGAAGGCCCCAAAGGTGGCCCTGGAATGCGGGAAATGTTGGCTCCCACCTCGGCAATTATTGGTGCTGGCTTGGGTGATTCTGTCGGGTTAATTACTGATGGACGCTTCTCTGGTGGTACTTACGGGATGGTAGTTGGTCACGTTGCACCAGAAGCCGCTGTAGGGGGAGCGATCGCCTTAGTAGAAGAAGGTGATAGCATCACCATTGATGCACCATCGCGGCTATTACAGTTGAATATTTCTGATGAAGAATTAGCGCGTCGCCGTGCTAATTGGCAACCCCGCCCACCCCGTTACACTAAAGGTGTATTGGCGAAATATGCCAAGTTAGTATCTTCTAGTAGTCTTGGTGCAGTCACAGACTTAGGTTTGTTTGATAGTTAA
- a CDS encoding molybdenum ABC transporter, periplasmic binding protein yields MFLTRRRGLITWIAAAITSLLLVIGLPLLNQTAEKAQAAVTLRVFAAVSLSEVLPEIENDFIAANPSLGATFVNTFDSSGALLNQINLPANQSAGIPDIFISAATTQMNSLQTAGQLASGWPVTVATNRLVLIRPTTPTSPAPSPTIAGIDRLTNSTTSSPPRSGIRGIAIGDPATVPAGAYAQQALQSTLSGCGAGSYNTLLNSTTANKLVFASNVRNVLTAVQNKTLSGNTIDAGLVYTTDQRISNSTTFITTVAQNCHSSIVYPAAVLNRTTNLTAATSFANFLSSSTARGRLTARGFGTP; encoded by the coding sequence ATGTTTCTAACTCGAAGAAGAGGTTTGATCACCTGGATAGCTGCGGCGATTACCAGCTTGCTGTTAGTAATAGGCTTACCGCTGCTCAATCAGACAGCCGAAAAAGCACAGGCGGCAGTCACCTTGCGGGTCTTTGCCGCAGTTAGCTTATCAGAAGTACTACCAGAAATTGAAAATGACTTCATTGCCGCTAACCCTAGCTTAGGAGCTACTTTTGTCAACACTTTTGATTCTTCTGGTGCGTTGCTCAATCAAATCAACTTGCCAGCAAATCAGTCAGCAGGTATCCCAGATATTTTTATCTCGGCGGCGACAACGCAAATGAATAGCCTGCAAACAGCGGGACAATTAGCTTCTGGTTGGCCAGTGACAGTTGCAACTAACCGTCTAGTTTTGATTAGACCGACTACGCCGACTTCTCCGGCTCCCAGTCCGACGATCGCAGGTATTGACAGACTGACAAACAGCACCACCAGCAGTCCTCCCAGAAGTGGTATTAGAGGGATTGCTATCGGTGATCCCGCAACCGTACCCGCCGGAGCCTATGCTCAACAAGCTCTCCAAAGCACCCTCAGTGGTTGTGGTGCAGGTAGCTACAACACTCTCCTAAATAGTACGACTGCCAACAAGTTAGTGTTTGCTAGTAATGTCCGTAACGTCTTGACGGCAGTGCAAAATAAAACACTTAGTGGCAACACAATTGATGCAGGTCTAGTTTACACAACTGACCAAAGAATTTCTAATAGTACTACCTTCATCACAACTGTGGCACAAAACTGCCACAGTTCGATTGTCTATCCGGCGGCTGTACTTAACAGAACTACTAATCTTACGGCTGCAACTAGTTTTGCCAACTTCTTATCAAGTTCTACAGCCAGAGGTAGGTTGACTGCTCGTGGATTTGGTACTCCTTAA